In one window of Tellurirhabdus rosea DNA:
- a CDS encoding winged helix-turn-helix transcriptional regulator translates to MPDFLHNGKLYYNPVEFAMDHIGGTWKMPILWRLNKQVMRYSELKKYLPHISHKMLTTQLRELEGHGFITRTVFPVVPPHVEYAITSKGKRIIPVIETIRQFGRELMDEYGIEEGKKGSAGDR, encoded by the coding sequence ATGCCTGATTTTCTGCACAACGGCAAGCTATACTACAACCCCGTCGAATTTGCGATGGATCACATCGGCGGAACCTGGAAAATGCCCATTCTGTGGCGGCTCAACAAACAGGTCATGCGCTACAGCGAACTGAAGAAATACCTGCCTCACATCAGCCATAAGATGCTAACGACGCAGTTGCGCGAACTGGAAGGGCACGGTTTCATTACCCGGACGGTCTTTCCGGTGGTGCCTCCGCACGTGGAATACGCCATTACCAGCAAGGGAAAACGGATTATTCCGGTTATCGAAACGATTCGGCAATTCGGCCGGGAACTGATGGATGAGTACGGCATCGAAGAGGGAAAAAAGGGGTCGGCCGGAGACCGCTAA
- a CDS encoding type 1 glutamine amidotransferase domain-containing protein — protein MSLKDPNRVNQKRPRRVAIVISNPAVSTTTGWPVGFWWSELTHPYYEFAEKGYEIEIFSPDGGKCEPDAMSDPNDASGYSSTDLISQGFIHTESLRALIDNTKPISALNVADFDALVVAGGQAPMFTFENATALQQKFVEFYESGKVTAALCHGTAILRYARLSNGEYLAKGRTVTGFANVEEDFADNAVWDYGLLSRDRHVMPWRIEDELRKMGANYVQAGLWRGFAIRDGNLITGQQNFSGAETARVIIDALGE, from the coding sequence ATGAGCCTCAAAGATCCAAATCGGGTAAACCAGAAGCGACCCCGGCGCGTCGCCATCGTTATTTCCAATCCGGCTGTTTCAACCACCACCGGATGGCCGGTCGGCTTCTGGTGGAGCGAACTGACCCACCCTTATTACGAATTTGCCGAAAAGGGCTACGAAATCGAAATTTTCAGCCCGGACGGGGGCAAGTGTGAGCCCGACGCCATGAGCGACCCCAACGACGCCAGCGGCTATTCGTCAACCGACCTCATTTCCCAGGGTTTTATCCACACGGAGTCTTTGCGGGCGCTGATCGACAACACCAAACCCATTTCCGCCCTGAACGTCGCCGATTTTGACGCCCTCGTCGTGGCGGGCGGACAGGCCCCCATGTTCACCTTCGAAAACGCCACCGCACTGCAGCAGAAGTTTGTCGAGTTTTATGAATCGGGCAAAGTGACCGCCGCGCTTTGTCACGGAACGGCCATCCTGCGTTATGCCAGACTAAGCAACGGCGAGTATCTGGCCAAAGGCAGAACGGTTACGGGGTTTGCCAACGTCGAAGAGGATTTTGCCGATAATGCCGTATGGGACTATGGCCTGCTGTCGCGGGACAGGCACGTGATGCCGTGGCGCATCGAGGATGAACTCAGAAAAATGGGGGCTAACTACGTCCAGGCTGGTTTGTGGCGGGGTTTTGCCATTCGCGACGGCAACCTCATCACGGGGCAGCAGAACTTCTCCGGGGCAGAAACGGCGCGGGTCATCATCGACGCCCTGGGCGAGTAA